GCGAAGAAGCAGCTCGGTGACGTCGACGGCATCCTCATCCCCGGCGGCTTCGGCGACCGCGGCGTGAGCGGCAAGGTCGGCGCGATCCAGTACGCCCGTGAGAACAAGGTGCCGCTGCTCGGCATCTGCCTGGGCCTGCAGTGCATCGTCATCGAGGCGGCGCGGAACCTGGCGGACATCCCCGAGGCGAACTCCACCGAGTTCGACCCGGCCACCGCGCACCCCGTCGTCTCGACGATGGAGGAGCAGCTCGCGTACGTGGAGGGCGCCGGCGACCTGGGCGGAACGATGCGCCTGGGCCTGTACCCGGCGAAGCTCGCCGAGGGTTCGGTCGTCCGTGAGGTCTACGCGGACCAGCCGTACGTGGAGGAGCGCCACCGTCACCGCTACGAGGTGAACAACTCCTACCGCGCGGAGCTGGAGAAGAAGGCCGGTCTGGTCTTCTCCGGCACCTCCCCGGACAACAAGCTCGTCGAGTACGTCGAGTACCCGCGCGAGGTCCACCCCTACCTGGTCGCCACCCAGGCGCACCCGGAGCTGAAGTCCCGCCCGACCCGCCCGCACCCGCTGTTCGCGGGCCTGGTCAAGGCGGCGGTGGAGCGCAAGACCGCTCAGTAACGCGTCTTGTTACCGTTGCCGGGGTACGGGTCCCTTCTCGGGGCGCGTACCCCGGTTTCGCGTGTGGGAGGACGGACGCTGATGGAGTTGCAGGACACCCCCGAGGAGTGGCAGGTCGTCGCGACGACGACGCCCTTCCAGGGGAACAAGACCAGCGTCCGGACGGACGACGTGGTGATGCCTGACGGCACGGTCGCGCGCCGCGACTACCAGGTCCACCCCGGTTCGGTGGCGGTCCTCGCCGTCGACGACGAGGACCGGGTCCTGGTGCTGCGTCAGTACCGGCACCCGGTACGGCACAAGCTGTGGGAGATCCCGGCCGGTCTGCTCGACGTGCCCGGCGAGAACCCGCTGCACGCGGCGCAGCGCGAGCTGTACGAGGAGGCGCATGTCAAGGCGGAGGACTGGCGCGTCCTCACGGACGTGTACACCACGCCGGGCGGCTGCGACGAGGCGATTCGGATCTTCCTGGCGCGCGGTCTGTCGGAGGCGGTGGGCGAGCGGTTCGAGGTCTCCGAGGAGGAGTCCGACATGGAACTCGCCCGCGTCCCGCTGACCGAGCTGGTCCGCGGCGTGCTGGCGGGCGAACTCCACAACAACTGCCTCGTCGTGGGCGTCCTGTCCCTGACGGTCGCCCGCGCGGCCGACGGCGTGGACGCCCTCCGCCAGGCCGACGCGCCCTGGCCGGCTCGGCCGTTCGCGGCGTAGGGGGAGAAGGTCCGGGGGCTCCGCCCCCGGATCATGTGCACGCTCCGGGTGCGGGGGCGAACGCCTTTCCACTCCTCTGGTATGACGATCTGTTGATCCGATCGGGGGATCTGTCCGCCGTGCTCCGCCGAGGCGGCGGGCCTGCCTGAACTACGCTCGTGATCGCCCGTGCGGAGTCCCCGCGGGATCGGAACGCGTGCGCAGGCAGACGGGAGTGTGGCCCGTGTCGGACCAGGCGGTGACGGCGGGCGGCGTGCGCCGATTCTTCGGCAGGCAACGGGAGTTGAAGGCCCTGCGCGCCGACATCGAACGCACCGGGCTCGACACCCTCACCGGCCGCAAGGCCCCCCGCGCGCGGGTGCTGCTCATCGCCGGCCGCCCCGGCTCCGGCCGCACCGCGCTCGCCCGCGAACTCGCCGCCGGGCTCGCCGCCCCGTACCCCGACGGCATCCTGCGCGCCCGGCTCACCGAGTTCGGCGGCGCCCCCGTCCCCACCGAGCGCACCGCCCGCGCCCTGCTCGACGAGCTCGGCATCGCCGGACCCGCCGGGGCCGACGGCGACGAGCTGGCCGAGACACTGCGCGAGGCCCTCGCGGTCCGCCGCATGGTGCTCCTGCTCGACGACTGCGTGGACGCCGAACAGGTCGACCCGCTGCTCCCGGACAACCCCGACTGCCTCGTCGTCGCCGTCGCCCAGGGCCCGCTCACCGGCATCCCCGACGTACGGCCCTGCACCCTCGGCGGCCTCGACCCCAAGTCGGCGATCGAGCTGCTCGAGAGCTTCACCGGATCCGTGCGCATCACCGTCGACCCGCAGGCCGCCGAGACGCTCACCGAGGTCTGCGGCGGCAAGCCCGCCGCGCTGACCCTGGCCGGCGGCTGGCTCGCCGCCCACCCGAAGTCCTCCGTCGCCGACCTCGCCAAGCGGCTGCGCGCGCTGACCGGCGAACCGCAGGACCGGGCCTTCCGCCTCCTGTACGACTCCCTCCCGCAGGCCGCCGCCCGGATACTGCGCCTGCTCGCCCTCGCGCCGCTCGGCCTCGCCGACCCCCACACCGCGTCCGCGCTGGCCGGCTGCTCCGTCTCCGCCGCCGAGACCACCCTGGCCGACTTCGCCGAGCTGGGCCTCGTACGGGAGGCGGGTGGCGGTCAGTACGAGGTGCCCGGCCACCTCGCGGCCCCGCTGCGCGCCCTCATGGAGGAGCAGGACCGGCCCGCGGAGGTCCAGCTCGCCCGGGCCCGGATGCTGGAGCGGACCGTACGGCTGCTCCAGTCCTGCCGCGCGGTCACCGAGCCCGAGGGCTCGCCGGCACGCCGCAAGCTCGCCGGGATGCCCCGCGCCCTGCGCTTCCCGACCGCCGACGACGGGGCGGACTGGCTGCGCGCCCGCCGTCCCGCGCTGCTGGCCGCCGCCCGCCTCGCCGTCGCCGACGGCGAGCTCGACACCCTCGCCCGCCGCCTGGTCGCCGCCCTGGTCCGGGCGCTGGCCGCGCACCGGGGCCCGGAGGAGGCCGCGGCCGACCTGTACGGACTGCACGGCCTGGTCCTGGACGTCGCCGAGCGCCGCGGCCTGCACCGGGAACGGGCCGCCGCCCTGCTGAACCTGGCCGACCTGGACGCCCGGACGGGCCGTACCGAGGCCGCCCTGACCCGCTACCGGGCCGCGCTGGACGCCGGAAGGGCCGCGAACGACCCGTACGCGATCGGCCGCGCGATGGAATCCGTAGGCGGTTCCTACCAGGAGCTGGGGGACTGGCAGCGGGCCGGCGACTGGTACGGCCGGGCGCTCGCCCACCGGCTCTCCCGCGACGAGCGCGCCGACCAGGCGCGGCTGTACGGCCGCCTCGGCGCGGTGCTCACGTACGCGGGGCGCTACGGCGAGGCCCTGCGGAACTGGCGCGCGGCCGCCGCGGGCCACCGCCGACTGGGCGATCTCCCCGGCCACGCACGGGCGTTGAGCGAGGCCGCGCGGGTCCAGGAGTACGCGGGCAGGCCCGAGGAGAGCCTGCGGACCTGCGAGGAGGCGGTGGAGTGGGCCCGGCGTGCCCGGGACGAGCGGCTGCAGGCGGCGCTCCAGCTCCGGCTGGCCGACACCCTCGACCGGCTGGGCGACCCCGCGGCGGCCCGGCTGCACCGCGCAGCCGCGGAGAGACTGCTTGGAACCGACCCCTCCGCCTACGAAATCCGTAGTGCTTCTCGCGAGGATTAGTTGTTTGTAAGGCTAGACAGCTGGAAATCCTTCATTAGACTGGGTCCGCCGCAATCGAACGCGGTCTGCCCCGGTGCGCAGCAATGCTTCCGGGTATGTATGGCATTGCTCCACTTATCCCCCTGATTCAAGGACCGTGATCGACGATGAAGGTCGGCATCCCCCGCGAGGTCAAGAACAACGAGTTCCGTGTGGCCATCACCCCCGCCGGTGTCCACGAGCTCGTCCGCAACGGCCACCAGGTCTTCATCGAGCA
This sequence is a window from Streptomyces sp. HUAS YS2. Protein-coding genes within it:
- a CDS encoding NUDIX hydrolase, which translates into the protein MELQDTPEEWQVVATTTPFQGNKTSVRTDDVVMPDGTVARRDYQVHPGSVAVLAVDDEDRVLVLRQYRHPVRHKLWEIPAGLLDVPGENPLHAAQRELYEEAHVKAEDWRVLTDVYTTPGGCDEAIRIFLARGLSEAVGERFEVSEEESDMELARVPLTELVRGVLAGELHNNCLVVGVLSLTVARAADGVDALRQADAPWPARPFAA
- a CDS encoding tetratricopeptide repeat protein; translation: MSDQAVTAGGVRRFFGRQRELKALRADIERTGLDTLTGRKAPRARVLLIAGRPGSGRTALARELAAGLAAPYPDGILRARLTEFGGAPVPTERTARALLDELGIAGPAGADGDELAETLREALAVRRMVLLLDDCVDAEQVDPLLPDNPDCLVVAVAQGPLTGIPDVRPCTLGGLDPKSAIELLESFTGSVRITVDPQAAETLTEVCGGKPAALTLAGGWLAAHPKSSVADLAKRLRALTGEPQDRAFRLLYDSLPQAAARILRLLALAPLGLADPHTASALAGCSVSAAETTLADFAELGLVREAGGGQYEVPGHLAAPLRALMEEQDRPAEVQLARARMLERTVRLLQSCRAVTEPEGSPARRKLAGMPRALRFPTADDGADWLRARRPALLAAARLAVADGELDTLARRLVAALVRALAAHRGPEEAAADLYGLHGLVLDVAERRGLHRERAAALLNLADLDARTGRTEAALTRYRAALDAGRAANDPYAIGRAMESVGGSYQELGDWQRAGDWYGRALAHRLSRDERADQARLYGRLGAVLTYAGRYGEALRNWRAAAAGHRRLGDLPGHARALSEAARVQEYAGRPEESLRTCEEAVEWARRARDERLQAALQLRLADTLDRLGDPAAARLHRAAAERLLGTDPSAYEIRSASRED